In Opitutus sp. ER46, a single genomic region encodes these proteins:
- a CDS encoding hybrid sensor histidine kinase/response regulator translates to MTPPRQSILVVDDTPANLQLLDGMLKECGYRVRPVTNGAHALRAVRTEPPDLVLLDVTMPEMNGYDVCRQLKADPATADIPVLFISALSETEDKLRAFEAGGVDYVSKPFQFAEVAARVKTHLQLRRQQRELQESLLRERNLERLRDQLTHLIVHDMRSPLLALKLTMDVLQPSAPPEDAELVAGAKAEIEGLVEMVAQLLDVAKMESGTLQPLLTPVNLPELAQSVLAGLKPLVRETEVRFEAPATLTVQADRELIRRVLLNLMTNALKLARRGHVAIRLIPTEGGARIEVQDDGPGIAPELHTVIFEKFGQVEREHAKYGTALGLAFAKMAVEAHYGTIGVTSAEGQGSTFWFTLPANAAPAQ, encoded by the coding sequence ATGACACCCCCGCGGCAAAGCATCCTGGTGGTCGACGATACGCCGGCGAACCTGCAACTGCTCGATGGCATGTTGAAGGAATGTGGGTACCGCGTGCGACCGGTGACCAATGGAGCGCATGCCTTGCGGGCGGTGCGCACCGAGCCGCCGGATCTGGTGTTGCTGGACGTCACGATGCCCGAAATGAACGGCTACGACGTCTGCCGGCAGCTCAAGGCCGATCCCGCGACGGCGGACATTCCGGTCCTGTTCATCAGCGCGTTGTCGGAGACCGAGGACAAGCTGCGGGCCTTTGAGGCGGGCGGCGTGGACTACGTGAGCAAGCCTTTCCAATTCGCCGAAGTGGCGGCCCGCGTGAAGACGCACCTCCAGCTGCGCCGCCAGCAGCGCGAACTGCAGGAGAGCCTGCTGCGGGAGCGCAATCTCGAGCGGCTGCGCGACCAGCTGACGCACCTGATCGTGCACGACATGCGTTCCCCGTTGCTGGCGCTGAAACTCACGATGGACGTGCTGCAGCCGTCGGCGCCGCCCGAAGATGCCGAATTGGTCGCGGGGGCGAAGGCCGAGATCGAGGGGTTGGTGGAGATGGTGGCGCAGTTGCTCGACGTCGCGAAAATGGAGTCGGGAACCCTCCAGCCGCTGCTGACGCCCGTGAACCTGCCCGAACTGGCGCAGTCCGTCCTGGCCGGGCTGAAGCCGTTGGTGCGCGAGACCGAAGTGCGTTTTGAGGCGCCGGCGACGCTGACGGTCCAGGCTGACCGCGAGCTGATCCGCCGTGTGCTGCTGAACCTGATGACGAACGCGCTGAAACTCGCGCGCCGCGGGCATGTCGCCATTCGGCTGATACCGACGGAGGGCGGCGCGCGCATCGAGGTGCAGGACGATGGTCCCGGAATCGCGCCGGAGCTCCACACGGTCATCTTCGAGAAGTTCGGCCAGGTGGAGCGCGAGCATGCCAAATACGGCACGGCCCTTGGCCTCGCGTTCGCGAAGATGGCGGTCGAGGCGCATTACGGCACGATTGGGGTCACGAGTGCCGAGGGGCAGGGCAGCACGTTCTGGTTCACGCTGCCTGCCAACGCCGCGCCGGCACAATGA
- a CDS encoding right-handed parallel beta-helix repeat-containing protein: MKPLLPLLLCLAVPPASGTTFHAAPDGAVSQPGTLANAPTTLAKAAGQLRPGDTVILHGGRYALTQTLVLASSGQPGAPLTLEAAPGEHPIIDGSALAPSGSARAITITGNYYVLRGLEITGAYNQGVFIQGSHNQFERCVSHHNGGSGFSVTLEHGETGNAAGERAAFNRFVNCDAHHNFDWYKTRPGGAQYPGTDADGFGCSLSSGQGNSFFGCRSWSNSDDGWDCFESGYGVVIENCWTWSNGVWSDHAEVYQARTGKPLTETLFRGDGNGFKLGGNHSTGGGKCSALSRGTNVLRNGISFGNRATGIDQNNHQDGMYVENCLSFDNRRNINFWNQPNPGRRFVFRNNVLLGRGTAESAIKIPHLAEANTWQGAITATPADFVSLDRADAAAPRHADGSLPDRFGRLRPSSRLIDAGARTEAIADRGYSLPPIPYRGAAPDVGPYETP, translated from the coding sequence GTGAAACCCCTCCTCCCCCTCCTTCTCTGCCTGGCGGTGCCCCCCGCCTCCGGCACGACGTTCCACGCCGCCCCTGACGGTGCCGTCTCCCAGCCCGGCACGTTGGCCAACGCCCCGACCACACTCGCCAAGGCTGCGGGCCAGCTGCGGCCGGGCGACACCGTGATCCTACACGGCGGCCGCTATGCCCTGACCCAGACACTTGTCCTCGCCTCCAGCGGCCAGCCTGGCGCTCCCCTCACGCTCGAAGCCGCGCCGGGCGAGCACCCGATCATCGACGGCAGCGCCCTGGCCCCGAGCGGCTCCGCCCGCGCGATCACGATCACCGGCAACTACTACGTGCTCCGCGGCCTCGAGATCACGGGCGCGTACAACCAGGGTGTCTTCATCCAGGGCAGCCACAATCAGTTCGAGCGTTGCGTCTCGCACCACAACGGCGGCTCCGGGTTCAGCGTGACGCTCGAGCACGGCGAGACAGGCAACGCGGCCGGCGAACGCGCCGCGTTCAACCGCTTCGTCAACTGCGACGCGCACCACAATTTCGACTGGTACAAGACCAGGCCGGGCGGCGCGCAATACCCGGGAACCGATGCCGACGGCTTTGGCTGCAGCCTCAGCTCCGGCCAGGGCAACTCGTTCTTCGGCTGCCGCAGCTGGAGCAACTCCGACGACGGCTGGGACTGCTTTGAGTCGGGCTACGGCGTGGTGATCGAGAACTGCTGGACCTGGAGCAACGGTGTCTGGAGCGATCACGCCGAGGTCTATCAGGCCCGGACCGGCAAGCCGCTGACCGAGACGCTGTTCCGCGGCGACGGCAACGGCTTCAAGCTGGGCGGCAATCACAGCACCGGCGGCGGCAAATGCTCCGCACTTTCCCGCGGCACGAACGTGCTGCGCAACGGCATCAGCTTCGGCAATCGCGCCACCGGCATCGACCAGAACAATCACCAGGACGGCATGTACGTGGAAAACTGCCTGAGCTTCGACAACCGGCGGAACATCAACTTCTGGAACCAGCCGAACCCCGGCCGCCGTTTCGTCTTCCGCAACAACGTCCTGCTCGGCCGCGGCACCGCCGAGAGTGCGATCAAGATTCCACATCTCGCGGAAGCGAACACCTGGCAGGGCGCCATCACCGCCACGCCGGCGGACTTCGTCTCGCTCGATCGAGCCGACGCCGCCGCGCCGCGGCACGCCGATGGTTCTCTTCCCGACCGCTTCGGCCGGCTGCGTCCGAGCAGCCGGTTGATCGATGCCGGCGCGCGCACCGAAGCCATCGCTGACCGCGGCTACTCGCTCCCGCCAATTCCCTACCGCGGGGCGGCGCCCGACGTCGGGCCCTACGAGACGCCGTAG
- a CDS encoding tetratricopeptide repeat protein: protein MPPSPARKRLLTWLLAGGSTLLLLGAAWQLGALFWSLRARPTPPPRPLARNSASCQQCHADIHRAWADSHHAKAHRPFDVAQDAEAFTPRALFALHDVTYQLRLDTGKPAFSEQRAGQPADTYTADFVLGHTPLRQYIVPTGRGRYQASEIAYDPARKDWFNVFGNERRQPGEWGHWRGRGMNWNSMCAQCHLTDFAKNYEPATDAYASTWLEHGVGCVQCHDGLTPDHATPGYRTPPALWRQATDRARATETCAPCHARNEVLVGEPRPGLAYFDHFRVTLPVDAATFYPDGQVRDEDFNWTSLLTSRMGGKARVTCLDCHDPHSGKTRLPAATNALCQQCHGQPNPRNAPIIDPLAHSHHKPDSTGNQCVACHMPTTTYMQRDPRHDHGFLKPDPLLTKELGIPNACDRCHADRGIDWQIAANAQWYGAKLDSRQRARARAVAAAQRGAPEAPARLLALIAGEDVPAWKATLLQLTLPWAADPAVTQAAQAARADPHPLVRAEAVRLLAAANAAPESVRAALQDTSRLVRLEAAWALARDLPADAPARADLDAYLRFNADQPLGQVQLGQARAARGETAAAEACFRQAIAWDPNSPGIRETLALFLNEQGDAAGAAAEFWRAAQLAPSNAHLAFEAALTFAASNRLPDAELALREAVRRDAMLHRAWYNLGLLLAQTGRAAEGITALERAEHAAPDVADYPYARATILWGQGQPEAARAAARRALAIDPAYAPARELAR from the coding sequence ATGCCGCCGTCGCCCGCCCGCAAACGCCTGCTCACCTGGCTACTCGCCGGGGGCAGCACGTTGCTGCTGCTCGGCGCGGCCTGGCAACTCGGCGCACTGTTCTGGTCGCTGCGCGCCCGCCCCACCCCGCCGCCGCGGCCACTCGCCCGCAACTCCGCGTCGTGTCAGCAGTGCCACGCCGACATCCACCGGGCCTGGGCCGACTCGCATCACGCGAAAGCGCACCGCCCGTTCGACGTCGCGCAGGATGCCGAGGCATTCACCCCGCGCGCCCTGTTCGCACTCCACGACGTCACGTATCAGCTTCGGCTCGACACCGGGAAGCCCGCGTTCTCCGAGCAGCGCGCCGGCCAGCCTGCCGACACCTACACGGCCGACTTCGTCCTCGGCCACACGCCCCTGCGCCAGTACATCGTGCCCACCGGGCGCGGACGCTACCAGGCCAGCGAAATCGCCTACGATCCGGCGCGCAAAGACTGGTTCAACGTCTTCGGCAACGAGCGCCGCCAGCCCGGCGAATGGGGCCACTGGCGCGGCCGCGGCATGAACTGGAACTCGATGTGCGCCCAGTGCCACCTCACCGACTTTGCCAAGAACTACGAGCCGGCGACCGACGCCTACGCCTCCACGTGGCTCGAGCACGGCGTCGGCTGCGTCCAGTGTCACGACGGGCTCACGCCCGACCACGCGACGCCCGGTTACCGCACGCCGCCCGCGCTCTGGCGGCAGGCGACCGACCGCGCACGCGCCACCGAAACCTGCGCCCCGTGCCACGCCCGCAACGAGGTCCTCGTCGGCGAACCGCGCCCCGGTCTGGCCTACTTCGACCACTTCCGCGTCACGCTGCCGGTCGACGCCGCCACGTTCTACCCCGACGGCCAGGTCCGCGACGAGGACTTCAACTGGACGTCCCTCCTCACGAGCCGGATGGGCGGCAAGGCCCGCGTCACATGCCTCGATTGTCACGACCCGCACAGCGGCAAGACCCGCCTGCCGGCCGCGACCAACGCCCTGTGCCAGCAATGCCACGGCCAGCCCAACCCGCGCAACGCGCCCATCATCGACCCGTTGGCGCACTCGCACCACAAGCCAGACAGCACCGGCAACCAGTGCGTCGCCTGCCACATGCCGACGACCACCTACATGCAGCGCGACCCGCGCCACGACCACGGGTTTCTCAAGCCCGACCCGCTACTCACGAAGGAACTCGGCATCCCCAACGCCTGCGATCGCTGCCACGCCGACCGCGGCATTGATTGGCAGATCGCGGCGAACGCCCAGTGGTACGGCGCCAAGCTTGACTCCCGCCAACGCGCCCGCGCCCGCGCCGTCGCCGCCGCCCAGCGCGGCGCGCCCGAGGCCCCCGCCCGGCTCCTCGCGCTGATCGCCGGCGAGGACGTCCCCGCGTGGAAGGCCACCCTCCTCCAACTCACTCTCCCGTGGGCGGCGGATCCGGCAGTCACGCAGGCCGCCCAAGCCGCCCGCGCCGACCCGCACCCGCTCGTCCGCGCCGAGGCCGTCCGCCTGCTGGCCGCCGCCAACGCCGCGCCCGAATCCGTCCGCGCCGCACTGCAGGATACGAGCCGACTCGTGAGGCTCGAAGCCGCCTGGGCCCTCGCCCGCGACCTGCCCGCCGACGCACCCGCGCGCGCCGACCTCGATGCCTACCTGCGTTTCAACGCCGACCAACCGCTCGGTCAGGTCCAGCTGGGCCAAGCCCGCGCCGCGCGGGGCGAGACCGCCGCCGCCGAGGCGTGCTTCCGCCAGGCCATCGCGTGGGACCCGAACTCACCCGGCATCCGTGAAACGCTCGCGCTCTTCCTCAACGAGCAGGGCGATGCCGCCGGCGCCGCCGCCGAATTCTGGCGCGCCGCGCAACTCGCGCCGTCCAACGCCCATCTCGCCTTCGAGGCCGCGCTCACCTTCGCCGCCTCCAACCGCCTGCCTGACGCTGAGCTGGCGCTGCGCGAAGCCGTGCGCCGCGACGCCATGCTCCATCGCGCGTGGTACAATCTCGGGCTGCTCCTCGCGCAGACTGGCCGCGCGGCCGAGGGCATCACCGCGCTCGAGCGGGCCGAGCACGCCGCACCCGATGTCGCAGATTACCCGTACGCCCGCGCCACGATTCTCTGGGGCCAGGGCCAACCGGAGGCCGCCCGCGCCGCCGCACGCCGCGCGCTGGCGATCGATCCTGCCTACGCCCCCGCCCGCGAACTCGCGCGCTGA
- a CDS encoding nucleoside hydrolase-like domain-containing protein: MRLSDIIAAACCARPRSLTQVVGVVAVGLVSWSAAGAPPPVAPEATVRPRVIVTSDIGGTDFDDFQSFVHLLVNADRIDLEGMIASPWGTARNRVRHIHEMVDAYAQDFPRLRTYSDAYPTPERLHAIAKQGGSDAADLRGWGKPTEGSNWIITCARRADPRPLWVLVWGGIDDLAQALHDDPSITPQLRVYFIGGPNKKWSTTAYDYLARAHRNLWIIEANATYRGWFTGGNQAGEWGNAAFVSTHVQGCGALGDTFVRIAPKVKMGDTPSLVYLFGAEPENPAKPSWGGQFVRAWDRPRYRFDTPPNAADTVETYSIVELMARTPTAPGATRAELIVDGQSFAGFRAEDGTWRFLFSPKEAKRWTYRIKSDDARLDGRAGAFTSVLPSPERARTPSADYPNWWTDDPDPRWREGNEPGAKTVSQWREDFLRDFAARMQRCKAPAR, translated from the coding sequence ATGAGGCTCTCCGACATCATTGCGGCGGCGTGTTGCGCACGGCCTCGCTCGCTCACGCAAGTCGTCGGAGTCGTGGCCGTCGGCCTCGTGTCGTGGTCCGCGGCCGGCGCCCCACCGCCGGTGGCGCCGGAGGCGACGGTCCGACCGCGCGTGATCGTGACGTCGGACATCGGCGGGACTGATTTCGACGACTTCCAGTCGTTCGTGCACCTGCTGGTGAACGCGGACCGCATTGATCTGGAAGGCATGATCGCGTCGCCCTGGGGCACGGCGCGGAACCGCGTCCGGCACATTCACGAGATGGTCGACGCCTACGCGCAGGACTTCCCGCGGCTGCGGACCTACTCCGACGCGTACCCCACACCGGAGCGGCTGCATGCGATCGCGAAGCAGGGCGGCTCGGATGCGGCTGATCTGCGCGGCTGGGGCAAGCCGACCGAGGGCTCGAACTGGATCATCACGTGCGCGCGCCGCGCGGATCCGCGTCCGCTCTGGGTGCTCGTCTGGGGCGGCATCGATGATCTGGCACAGGCGTTGCACGACGATCCATCGATCACGCCGCAGCTGCGCGTGTACTTCATTGGCGGACCGAATAAGAAGTGGTCGACGACCGCATACGACTACCTTGCGCGGGCGCACCGGAACCTCTGGATCATCGAGGCGAACGCGACCTACCGCGGCTGGTTCACCGGCGGCAACCAGGCGGGCGAGTGGGGCAACGCGGCGTTTGTTTCGACCCACGTGCAAGGCTGCGGCGCGCTCGGCGACACCTTCGTGCGCATCGCGCCCAAGGTGAAGATGGGCGACACGCCGTCGCTCGTGTATCTGTTCGGCGCCGAGCCGGAGAATCCGGCGAAGCCCTCGTGGGGCGGGCAATTCGTGCGGGCGTGGGACCGGCCGCGCTACCGCTTCGATACGCCGCCGAACGCCGCCGACACCGTGGAGACCTACAGCATCGTGGAACTCATGGCGCGGACTCCGACGGCGCCGGGTGCGACGCGCGCCGAACTGATCGTCGACGGGCAGTCTTTCGCCGGCTTCCGGGCGGAGGATGGCACCTGGCGTTTCCTGTTTTCGCCGAAAGAGGCGAAGCGCTGGACCTACCGGATCAAGAGCGACGACGCGCGGCTCGACGGACGGGCTGGGGCGTTCACTTCGGTGCTGCCCTCGCCGGAACGCGCGCGGACGCCGTCGGCTGACTATCCCAACTGGTGGACGGACGACCCGGATCCACGTTGGCGGGAGGGCAACGAGCCGGGCGCGAAGACCGTGAGCCAGTGGCGCGAGGATTTCCTGCGCGACTTCGCGGCGCGGATGCAGCGCTGCAAAGCGCCGGCGCGCTGA
- a CDS encoding nucleoside hydrolase-like domain-containing protein, whose product MRTFACLILLLSLLLPSLGAVEKPRVLVLTDIENEPDDAMSMVRFLTYANQYDIEGLVATTSVHQRNRVAPERIRRIVTAYGKVRDNLERHEPGFPAADALLSRVSEGLPLCGMEGVGPGKDSPGSELLIRAVDAADPRPLWVPVWGGPNVLAQALWKVRATRRAAEVQRFVARLRVYAISDQDDSGPWLRREFPELFYITSPGSNAGGAYHHATWSGISGDTFHGRFAGADFSLVTNEWLETNVRRKGPLGAEYPRWEYLMEGDTPSFLNLVNNGLSVPEHPEWGGWGGRYECYTPRFQKWHLQPETRPIWTDADDEVLGVDGRWHTDNHATIWRWRQAFQNDFAARMDWTVKAPAEANHPPVAKLGHPAELVAKRGARVDLSAAGSTDPDGDALAYEWFYYGEAGTLATSSGRSGQPLEIRNFDQPQAWFLVPTGRVMPPGTGTMHIILAVTDHGSPRLTRYQRVIVTVVP is encoded by the coding sequence ATGAGAACGTTTGCCTGCCTGATCCTGCTGCTGTCGCTGCTGCTCCCGTCACTTGGAGCGGTGGAGAAACCGCGCGTGCTGGTCCTGACTGACATCGAGAACGAGCCCGACGACGCGATGTCGATGGTGCGGTTCCTCACGTACGCGAACCAGTACGACATCGAAGGACTCGTCGCGACCACCTCGGTGCATCAGCGGAATCGCGTGGCGCCGGAACGGATCCGGCGGATCGTCACGGCGTATGGGAAGGTGCGCGACAACCTCGAGCGGCATGAGCCCGGCTTCCCGGCGGCGGACGCGCTGCTGAGCCGCGTCAGCGAAGGACTCCCGCTGTGCGGCATGGAAGGCGTGGGGCCGGGCAAGGATTCGCCGGGATCGGAGCTGCTGATACGGGCGGTGGATGCGGCCGACCCGCGGCCACTGTGGGTGCCCGTGTGGGGCGGGCCGAACGTGCTGGCACAGGCGTTGTGGAAAGTCCGCGCGACGCGCCGCGCGGCGGAGGTGCAGCGGTTTGTGGCGCGCCTGCGCGTGTACGCCATCTCGGATCAGGACGACTCGGGCCCCTGGCTGCGGCGGGAGTTTCCCGAGCTGTTCTACATCACGAGCCCCGGCTCGAACGCCGGCGGCGCGTACCATCACGCCACCTGGAGCGGAATCAGCGGAGACACCTTTCACGGCCGGTTTGCCGGGGCTGATTTCTCGCTGGTGACGAACGAATGGCTCGAAACCAACGTGCGCCGGAAGGGCCCGCTCGGGGCGGAGTACCCGCGCTGGGAGTACCTGATGGAAGGCGACACGCCGTCGTTTTTGAACCTGGTAAACAATGGTCTGAGCGTGCCGGAGCATCCCGAGTGGGGCGGGTGGGGTGGACGTTACGAATGCTACACGCCGCGCTTTCAGAAATGGCACCTCCAGCCCGAGACCCGGCCGATCTGGACGGATGCGGACGACGAGGTGCTGGGAGTGGATGGCCGCTGGCACACGGACAATCATGCGACCATCTGGCGCTGGCGGCAGGCGTTCCAGAACGACTTTGCCGCGCGGATGGATTGGACCGTGAAGGCGCCGGCGGAGGCGAATCATCCGCCGGTGGCGAAGCTCGGGCATCCAGCCGAGCTGGTGGCGAAGCGCGGCGCGCGCGTGGATCTGAGCGCGGCGGGCTCGACCGACCCGGACGGCGACGCGCTGGCCTACGAGTGGTTCTACTACGGCGAGGCGGGGACGCTCGCGACCTCGAGCGGACGCTCCGGTCAGCCATTGGAGATTCGAAACTTCGACCAGCCCCAGGCCTGGTTCCTCGTGCCCACGGGTCGCGTCATGCCCCCGGGGACCGGGACCATGCACATCATCCTCGCGGTGACCGACCACGGCTCCCCGCGCCTCACGCGCTACCAGCGCGTGATCGTCACGGTCGTGCCCTGA
- a CDS encoding carbon-nitrogen hydrolase family protein, translating to MNRFRVALANARIPARPEESVSLAEQIVAEAGAAQAGLVCFPECYIPGYPYPNQPVAPADPAFLEAAWTRVGAAAARAQVGVILGTERVVDGDRRLTALVFDRDGSRLGFQDKVQLDPSEEPIYRPGAGRRVFKIGALTFGIVICHEGWRYPETVRAAARQGAQVVFHPHFDTDPAGPARPGFADPANTFHEKAMLCRAAENTCYFASVNCADAGTATTSAIARPDGTLLAFQPYGRAGLLVADLDLDLATGYLASRLRPNAN from the coding sequence ATGAACCGCTTTCGCGTCGCGCTCGCCAATGCCCGGATTCCCGCCCGCCCCGAGGAGTCCGTTTCGCTCGCCGAACAGATCGTGGCCGAAGCCGGCGCCGCCCAGGCCGGGCTGGTCTGCTTCCCGGAGTGTTACATCCCCGGATACCCGTATCCGAACCAGCCGGTCGCACCGGCCGATCCGGCCTTTCTCGAGGCCGCGTGGACGCGCGTCGGCGCCGCGGCGGCCCGCGCGCAGGTCGGCGTGATCCTCGGCACGGAGCGCGTCGTCGACGGCGATCGGCGGCTCACGGCGCTGGTATTCGATCGCGACGGTTCGCGGCTCGGATTCCAGGACAAGGTGCAGCTCGACCCTTCCGAGGAGCCCATCTACCGGCCGGGCGCCGGCCGCCGCGTCTTCAAGATCGGCGCGCTCACCTTCGGCATCGTCATCTGCCACGAGGGCTGGCGCTATCCTGAGACCGTCCGCGCCGCCGCCCGCCAGGGCGCGCAAGTCGTCTTCCATCCGCATTTCGACACCGACCCGGCCGGTCCCGCGCGTCCCGGTTTCGCCGATCCGGCGAACACCTTTCACGAAAAGGCGATGCTCTGCCGCGCCGCGGAAAACACCTGCTACTTCGCCAGCGTGAACTGCGCCGACGCCGGCACGGCCACGACCTCCGCCATCGCGCGGCCCGACGGCACGCTCCTCGCCTTCCAGCCCTACGGCCGCGCCGGCCTGCTCGTGGCCGACCTCGATCTCGACCTCGCCACCGGCTACCTCGCCTCCCGCCTCCGGCCGAACGCCAACTGA